One Natronomonas gomsonensis genomic window, CCGCGTCTTTTTGCCCGTCGCCTACCACGTCATTCTATGCCACACGACTGGCGGGATTCCGTCGACCTCACCGAGACACAGCGGCTGGTTCGGCGGAACATCCGGGAGATATGCGAGGACTTCGACGACGCCTACTGGCGCGAGAAGGACCGGACGGGCGAGTACCCCCACGAGTTCGTCGACACGCTGGCCGAGGAGGGCTGGCTCGGAATCCTGATTCCCGAAGCCGACGGCGGCGCGGGAATGTCGACGGCCGAGGCGGTCGTCATGATGGAGGAAATCGCGGCCAGCGGCGGCGGGTTCGCCGCCGCTCAGTCGATTCACGGCGGCGTGTACAACTCGGTGCCGCTTGTGAAATACGCCGACGAGTCGCTGAAAGCCGACCTGCTGCCGAAGGTCGCTTCGGGAGACGTTCGGATTCAGGCGTTTGGCCTGACGGAACCCAACGCCGGGTCGGACTCGACGGCGATGGAGACCCGGGCGCGGAAGGAGGGTGAGGCGTACGTCGTCGACGGGGCGAAAATCTGGATTTCCCGCGTGGCGGCCAGCGATTACCTCCTCCTGATGGCGCGGACGACGCCCCGAGAGGCGGTCGACAAACGAACCGAGGGCATCTCGATGTTCCTACTCGACCTCGAAGACGCCTACGGCGACGGCCTCGAAATCGAGTCGATTCCCAAGACCGCGAGTCGGGCGGTCGGCTCCTACCAGCTGTGGTTCGACGGGGTCCGAGTACCCGCAGAGAACCTCGTCGGCGAGGAAGGCGAGGGGTTCTACCAGATGCTCGACGGCCTCAACGAGGAGCGCCTCGTCATCGCCGCGGAGTGTCTCGGATTGGGCGAGGTCGCACTCGAACGAGGTATCGAGTACGCCGGCGAGCGGGAGGTGTTCGGCGGGCCAATCGGCGCCAATCAGGCTATCCAGCATCCGCTTGCGGCCGCCTACGCAGACCTGTTGGCGGCGAAGAAGGTCATCTACGACGCCGCCGACCGCCTCGACGGCCTCCCACGGAAGGCCGCCGGCGCCGAGGCCAACGTCGCGAAGTACCTCGCCGCCGAGGCGGCCTTCGACGCCGCCGACGCCGCGGTCCAGACCCACGGTGGCTTCGGCGTCGCCTGCGAGTACGATGTCGAGCGGTACTTCCGGGAGGCACGGCTGACGCGGCTCGTTCCCATCACCCAGCAACTCGCGTTGAACTACCTCGGCGAGCACGTGCTGGGACTGCCCCGGAGTTACTGACCCGTCACGGAGCGACGCCGACGGTCAGCAGCGTCCCGTATTCGCGGTAGCGTTCGACCATCGCCTCCCGAGTTTCCCAGTCGTCGGTCGGGAACTCGCTTGCGGGCGGAATCTCGGTTTCTCTGTCGGGGATGGTGTCCTGTTCGGCGACGTGGAAGCCGGCTTCCCGGAACGCCTCCCGGTACTGGTCGTAGTCCCACAGCGTCATCTCGATGGCGATATTGTCCTGCCAGGCGTGGGTGTGTTCGCTCTCCTCGAAGTAGTTCACCGCACAGTAGAACGTCCCGCCGGGCCGGAGAACGCGGCGCAGTTCTTCGAGTGCGCCGACGGGGTCAGGTGCGTAGTAGAACGCCTCCATCGAGAAGGCGTGGTCGATACTCTCGTCGGCGAAGGGCAGCGACTGGAAGTCCCCGACGACGTAGCCGACGTTGTCGTCGTCGGTGTAACTGCGCGCGTTTCGGACCATCTCGGGGGCGCCGTCGAGTCCGTAGGCCCGGCCGGCGTCTTTGGCCTCACACATTGCGCGGGCGGCGTAGCCGCTGCCACACCCCAAATCGAGGACGGTGTCGCCCGTCTCGATTGGCATCCGTCCGAGTACGTGCTTGGCGGTGTGCCAGTGGCGTTTCTCCATCCCCTTGTCGCGGCCGTCGGCGGCCCAGTCGTCGAACTCCGCGCGAACGCTCATGGGCGGCGTTGGTCGTCGGAGGGGTTAACGCCCACGAAGCGACTCGGCCCGTCGCCGCGAGCGTTCGTCTCAAGTGTCCCGACGCCCACCACTCGGTAATGAGCGACACCGGCCCGCTGCAGCCAGACCGTCCCGACGCCGCCCGACGGTTCGAGGTCGAGGCCCCGTTCGACCCGGCGGGCGACCAACCCGAGGCCATCCGCGAACTCGTCGACGGCTACGAGTCCGGCGCCGAGAAACAGACGCTTTTGGGCGTCACCGGGTCGGGAAAGACCAACACCGTCTCGTGGGTGGTCGAGGAACTCCAGCAACCGACGCTCGTCCTCGCCCACAACAAGACGCTGGCGGCCCAACTGTACGAGGAGTTCCGCAACCTCTTCCCGGACAACGCCGTCGAGTACTTCGTCTCCTATTACGACTACTACCAGCCGGAGGCCTACGTCGAACAGACCGACACCTACATCGACAAGGACATGTCGATAAACGAGGAAATCGAGCGCCTGCGGCACTCCGCGACGCGGTCGCTTTTGACCCGCGACGACGTCATCGTCGTCGCTTCGGTGTCGGCCATCTACGGCCTCGGTGACCCGAACAACTACGAGTCGATGGCGCTCCGACTCGAACGCGGCGAGGAAATCGGCCGCGAGACGCTGTTGAAGAAACTGGTCGATTTGAACTACGAGCGCAACGACGTTGACTTCCAGCAGGGCACCTTCCGGGTTCGTGGCGACACCGTCGAGGTGTTCCCGATGTACGGACGGTACGCCCTCCGGGTGGAGTTCTGGGGCGACGAAATCGACCGTCTGATGAAAGTCGATACGCTGAACGGCGAGGTGGTCTCCGAGGAGCCGGCGGGACTCGTCCACCCGGCGGAACACTACTCCATTCCCGAGGAGCGTCTTCAGGAAGCCATCGACGAGATAGAGGAACTGAAGGAGAAACGCGTCTCGTACTTCGAGCGGCAGGGCGATTTGGTCGCCGCCCAGCGCATCGAGGAGCGCACCACCTTCGACATCGAGATGCTTCAAGAGACGGGCTACTGCTCGGGCATCGAGAACTACTCGGTGCACATGTCGGACCGCGAGTCGGGGGAACCGCCCTACACCCTCCTGGATTACTTCCCCGACGACTTCCTCACCGTCGTCGACGAGTCCCACGTCACGCTGCCGCAAATCAAAGGCCAGTACGAGGGCGACAAATCCCGGAAGGATTCGCTGGTCGAGAACGGCTTTCGGTTGCCGACGGCCTACGACAACCGCCCGCTGACCTTCGAGGAGTTCGAAGAGAAGACCGACCGGACGCTGTACGTCTCGGCGACGCCCGGCGAGTACGAACGCGAAGAAAGCGACCAGGTCGTCGAGCAAATCGTCCGGCCCACGTACCTCGTCGACCCCGAAATCGAGGTCCAGCCGGCCGAGGGGCAAATCGAGGACCTGATGGAGCGCATCGAGGCGACGGGCGACGACGAGCGCGTGCTTGTGACGACGCTGACCAAGCGGATGGCCGAGGACCTCACCGAGTACCTCGAAGGCGCCGGCGTCGACGTGGCGTACATGCACGACGAGACGGACACGCTCGAACGCCACGAACTCGTCCGGTCGCTGCGACTCGGCGAGATTCAGGTGCTGGTCGGCATCAACCTCCTTCGGGAAGGACTCGACATCCCCGAGGTGAGCCTCGTCGCCATCCTCGACGCCGACCAGGAGGGGTTCCTGCGGTCGGAGACGACGCTGGTCCAGACGATGGGCCGGGCCGCCCGGAACGTCGATGGCCGGGTCGTCCTCTATGCTGACGAGACGACAGGTGCCATGGAGTCCGCAATCGAGGAGACCCGCCGCCGCCGGGAGATTCAACAGCAGTTCAACGCGGACCACGGCCACGAACCGAAAACCATCGAGAAGGAAGTCGGCGAGACGAACCTTCCGGGGTCGAAGACCGACACCGGCGGCGTCTCCGGGGTCGAAGCCGACTCCGCCGACGAGGCCGAAGAACTCATCGAACGCCTCGAAGGCCGGATGCAGGAGGCCGCCGACAACCTCGAATTCGAACTCGCGGCGGACATCCGCGACCGCATCCGCGAACTCCGGGAGACCTTCGAGGAGTTGGACGACCCCGACGAAGGGGTTCCGACGCCCGACGACGAGTTCTGAACACGACGCCGTCTTTTTCCCCTCGCCGCCCGACGGAACCGGTATGGCCGTCCGTGCGCTGCTCCGTTCGCCCGCCGCCGTCGTCTGGACGCTGCTCGGTGCACTCGCCGTCGGTGTCGGCTTCGCTGCGGGCTGGCAGGTCCTCGCGGCCGTCCGTCGGACGGTCACCGAGGCGGGTCCGGGCTTTCTCGTCGGCTTCGGCGAACTGTTGACCGTCGCCGTCGCCGTCGTCGTCGTCGCGGTCCTCGGCCTCGTCTGGTACCCCTTCGGCGCCGCCGTCGCCTACGCGGTCGGCCGGACGGAGTACGGCGGCGGTACGTCGGCTTCGGCGGCCGGTGCTGCCGTCTACGACCGCCGGTGGTCGCTGTACCGGTGGCTGAAGACCCGGCTTGCGGTCGGCGACCTCGCGGACCGACTGCTCGACGAGGACGACGTGGCGCAAAACGAGGTGGGGTTGGGGTGTGCGCCGTTCGTCGTTCCGGCGTTGGTCCTCGATTCGGCGACGCTGCCCGAGGCCGTCGGCCGGGCCAACCGGGTGACGCCCACGGGCGGCCGCGAGCGCGTTGCCGTTGCATCGCTCGGTCTCACGGCGGTTCTCGCCGTCGGGACCTTCGGCGGCGGAGCTGCCATCGACGGGACCACGTGGCCGCTCGTCGCGGCCCTCGCCGTCGGGGTTTTCGGCTGTGTCGTCACCGCCGCAATCGATTCGGCGTGGCGGGCGGCGACGTACGTCGACGACGACGGCGACCGGGAGTTCTACCGCTAGAGGGAGTCGACGAAGGCGTCGAAGGCACCCGAATCGGCGTGGACGTGGGCGTAGGTACCGAGCGCCCGATACTCGGTGAGGCCGTCCTTGGCGCCGGCGATGCCGTCCCCCCGTTTCACCTCGAAGGCGAAGTCGGCGTCGTCGGCCACCTCGGCCGTCGAGTAGTGGAATTCGTGGCCGCGCAACTGCTCGCCGCCGCTGGCGGTGAGGGTGTCCCCGCGAGCGACCAACTCGACGTGGTCCAGTGCCTGATACCGCTCGCACATCGTCACGTCGGCGGGGAGGACGCCGGCCATCGCGTGGGTGTCGCCGTCGGTGTCGGTCAGCGTCTCCGAAAGCGCCATCAGGCCGCCGCATTCGCCGAGGACGGGCAGCCCCTCGGCGGCCCGCGCTCCGAGTTCAGCCAGCGTCCCGCCTGCGGCCAGTTCCGCGCCGTGGAGTTCGGGGTAGCCGCCGGGGAGATAGACCCCGTCGCAGTCGGGCAGCGAGTCGCCGGCGACCGGCGAGAAGGTGACCACCTCGGCGCGTTCCCGGAGCCGTTCGAGACTCGCCGGATAGCGAAAGCAGAACGCGGCGTCGTCGGCGACTGCGACCGTCTTTCCGGTGTCGGTTCCGTGTGGTCGGGGCTCCGGCCGTGGTGGTTCCGTCGCCACCTCCAGCAGTTCCTCGACAGCGATTTCCTCGCTGGCCGCATCGAGCGTCTCCGCGTCGATGGGCGCCTCCCGACCCATGTGGAGGCCGAGGTGGCGGTCGGGAATCTCCAACCCACCGAGTGGCGGCACCCGGCCGAAGTACGATAACGAATCGGGGAGCGCATCCCGGATGCCGGCCTCGTGGCGGCCGCCGTGGGCGCGGTTGGCGAGGACGCCGACCACGTCGATGTCGCGGTCGGCTTCGGCGGCGTACTCGCGAAAGCCGAGCCCCTGGGCGGCGACGCTCTCCATGCCGGCCTTCGCGTCGACGACGAGCACCACTGGAAGTTCGAGTGTCTCCGCGACAGCGGCCGTCGAGTTCGTCCCGTCGTACAGTCCCATCATCCCCTCGACGACACAGATGTCGCCCGAACCGCGGTGGTAGTTGCGCCGACAGCCCTCCTCGCCGGCCAGCCACGGGTCCAGCGTCCGGGACGGTTTCTCGCAGACGGCGGCGTGGTGGCTTGGGTCGATGAAGTCCGGCCCCGCCTTCGCCGGTTGGGGGTCTCGCACCGTCCGCTGGAGTGCCCGCAGGACGGCGAGCGTGGCGACGGTCTTGCCGACGCCCGAGGAGGTGCCCGCGAGGACGATGCCGTTCACGCCTTGGGCACCTCTCGGTCGGTATCGGCCAGGAGGCGGTCGTACACCTCGCGGACCCCATCGCGTACGTCGGCCATCGGTAGGCCGGCGCGGTCGGCCAGCGCGAGGGCGCCGCCCATCCCGACGCCCTCCTTGGCTTCGCCGCGGTTGTAGGCGGCCATCGCGGGGTGGTCGTCGGTGAATCCAGGGTCGGTCGTCGTCACCGCGAGGTCGAGTTCGCGGCCGGCACGGCCGAGGTCGACAGCGGGGTCGTCGTCGACGAAGGAGGTGGTCGCGAGCGTCAGGGGTCCGTCGTAGCCGTCGTGTCGAAGACAGGCCGCAGCGGCGACCAGTTGGGTGCCGCCCGCCAGCGTGACGGCGGTGTCGGTCTCCAAAGCGCCGGCGGCGATGCCACAGAGGACGGCGAGGGCGGGGTCGCCCGCCCGGCGGAGTGCGACCGTCGGTTCGTCGGCGGCGTCGCCGGCCGCCAGCGACGAGGCCGAGAGCGCTTCGTCGACCACGCGCCGTTTCAACTCCAGTGGGTTCTCCGACAGCGACGAGGAGACCGTGCGGTCGCCCAGCACGTCGGCCTCGCCGAGTGCGGTGAGGACGCCGAGTGCGGTCGTCGTGCCGCCGGGGACGGTTTCGGCGAGGAACAGTTCGTCATCGGGCAACGCCCGGCCGAACTGTCTGGCGGCGGCGAAGGCGCCGGGCGCGGAGGGGACGGGGTCGCGCTCGCGGATGTCCTCTCCCGTGCGGGCGCCGACGGTGACGGTCGGCGCGCCGGTCGGTTCGGCGAGGCCCGAATCGACGACGGTAAAATCGACCCCGAGCCGTTCGAGAACGGCTCGGGTCACGACGGCGGGGGTCGGACAGCCGCTCGGGGAGACCGGAACGACGGGCGAACGGACGGGGCGGCCGTAGGCGAGTATTTCGGCGTCGGCGCTGGGCGTGTGGGCCATCAGGTCAGAATCGGCGCCAGCGGCGCTGATGCCGTCGATTCGGGCCGTCCGGGTCGAACCGGCACAGCAGACGAGTCGAGTCATTATGATTGGTGTTAGTGCAACCGAACTTGAGTTTGCGGGTCGCGGCTCGTTGCCCGAAATCTATTTACTGGATGCCCTCACAGCGTACTACAAGAAAGGTTGCGCTAATACAAGCGCACTTGATTAAACATCCATGACGGACACACTCCTGCTCGTCGGTCGCCAACACACGCGTGCGGTAGCCGAGACACACGCGATGCGACTCCGAGAGCGCGGCGTGGCCGACCGCATCGCCGTGGACACCTACGACTACGACCCGGCGGAATTATCCGCCGACGCCGATGGGGAGACGTACGTCGTCCCGATGGCCGTCGCTCCCAACCGAGACACGACTCGCGGCATACCGGGAGCAATGCCGACTGCCCACCACTGCGAACCGGTCGGCACCAGTCCCGCGGTGAGTCTTACACTCGCCGACCGCGCTCGGGAGGCCGTCGCTCCCGGCGACGACGCATCGCTGGCGCTTTTGGCCTTTGGCGACACCTCCCGGGAGGGCCACCGGCGGGCGACCGAGGCCCACGCGACCCGCCTTCGGGAGTCGACCCGATACGGCGAAGTCACGACTGCCTACCTGTTGCAGAACCCTGCTGCGGAGTGTGTCCGCTACAACCTCACCGGCGACCGGGCCGTCGCGGTCCCGTTCTTCATTGCCCCGTGTGAGGAGACCGACAGCGCCCTGCCGGCGAAACTGGAACTCGACCGCGGCGGACTCGCCTACGCCGACCCACTCGGCGACCACGAGGCCGTCACCGACGCCATCGAGGCCGAGGTGGCGAAGGCCCGCTCGCTCGGGTCCGGTACCGCCGCCGTCGACCCGGTCGCAACCGACGGCGGCCGCTGACCGCCGACACTACCGCCGCACTGCCAGCACCGAGAGGTCCGAAAACGCCGTCTCCTCCTTCGCATCGATGTCGTCGGCCAGCGCCGACAGCGACGTTCGTGTCACGGATTCCTCGGCGTGAGTCAGCCGTTCGAAGACGAGCGCCTCACAGTCCGGTGCCCCCGCCTCCAGCAGGCGGTGGGCGATTCGCTCCGGCATCCAGTCGTAGGGCCGCGGCAGGACCAGCAGATGCCGGTCACCGACATCGCGCTCCAGTCGCCGGAGGCCGGCCTCGATTGGTCCGCTCTTGTGGAGGGTGACGAACGTCGTCGCCTCCATCGGCGTCCGGGCGCGACTCGCCGCCACCTGTAGCGAGGAAATCCCCGGAACCACCTCGACGGGGGCGAGCCCCTCGACGGCCGATTCGACCTTACCGACGAACTGGTAGCCGGAGTGGTTCGGGTCGCCCATCAACACCGCCGTCCCGCTGGCACCGTCGGCGACGCGTTCGCGGAACGTCGCCAGCACCTCGGGTTCGTCGCGGTAGCCGCAGGTCAGCGCCTCGCCGGTGATTTCCTCGCGGACGAACTCGACGACGGTTTCGAAGCCGACGACAACGTCAGCCTCCCGGATGGCGCGGGCGCCACGCCGGGTGAGGTACTCGGAGTTGCCGGGGCCGATACCGACGGCGTACACCGGTGTCACGCCCCCGTCGACGCCTTCCGTTTCGGGTGCGTCGGCGGCGTATTCGGCCGGTTCGTCGGGGAACTCGATTTCGTCGGTCACTGTTCGGACTCCAGTTCGAGGTCCCCGGACCGCACGTCGCTCGCGACGTGGACCAGTTCGTTCGTCAGCCCCGCAGCGAGGCCGCTTCCGCCCCGTCGGCCGACGTTCGTAATCGCCGGGACGCCGTGTTCGGAACACACTGAACGCAGTCGCTTACGGCTCTCTGCGGCTTTCACGAAGCCCACAGGTGTGGCGACGACGACTGCCGGTCGGGTACCCTGCTCGATGCAGTCGGCCAGCGCCAGCGCCGCGGTGGGGGCGTTGCCGACGACGGCGATTGCGCCCTCGTAGACGCCCCGCTTGTCGAGTTCGAGCACCGAGGCGGCCGTCCGGGTCATCCCCGTCTCGGCGGCGAGGTCGGCACCGTTGCCGATGGCCTTCCGCACCTCGCAGTCGTGGCCCCGTCCCGTGATGCCGGATTTGACCATCGTGATGTCGGTGACGATGGGGCGTTCATCGAGGACTGCCCGCGCGCCCGTCCGGAGCGGTTCGGAGTCATCGCTCCCCGTAAATCGCACGAGATACTGGAACTCGGGGTCGCCGGTGGCGTGGACGGCCTTCGCCCGGACCCGGTCGGCCAGCGTCTCTTGGGGAACGAGTTCGTGGACGCGGTCCATGCTCGTCTCGGCGATGTCCATCGCCTCGGAAGTGGTCGCACCGAGGTCGGCGTAGGCCTCGAATTCAGGGTCAGTCGTCATCGCTCGTCACCTCCCCGACAGTACCGGGATTCGATGCACGCTCTTCGAGGTCACCGTCGACGGACAGGTTGAGATCTTTCAGTCGCTCTTCAGTCTCGTCGTCGGCGTTCCACAGTCCCCGCTCGATGGCCTCCAACAGCGTGTCGGTGATGGACTCCAGCGCCCACGGGTTCACCTCGCGCAGCCACTCCTGTCTGTCGGCATCGAAGGCGTAGGCCTCGGCGACTTCGTTCCACAGCGTGTCGCTGACGACGCCCGTGGTGGCGTCCCAGCCCAGCGTCACGTCGACGGTCGAAGAGAGGTCGCCGGCGCCCTTGTAGCCGTGTTCTTCCATCGAATCGAGCCACTCCGGGTTCAGCACGCGGGCCCGCATCGCCTTGCGGACTTTCTCCTCGTTGGTGTAGACGGAGACGTTGTCGGGGTCCGAGGAGTCGCCGACGTAGGAGGCGGGTTCCTCACCCGAGACTTCCGAGACGGCGGTGATGAAGCCGCCGTGGAAGGCGTACCAATCGGAGGAGTCGAACTCGTCCTGTTCCATCGTGTCCTCGATTTTGACCGTCGCCTCGACGTTGCCGAGGCGGCGCCGGAAGGCGTCGTGGTCCTCGCTGACGCGGCCGCGAGAGCCCATCGCATAGCCGCCCCACTGGACGTACACCTCGGCCAAATCCGAACGGTCCTCCCAGTTCCCTTCGTCGACGGCCTTGTTCGTGCCGGCGCCGTAGCCGCCCGGTCGCGTCGTGAAGACGCGTGGCATCGCGGCGTCGCGGGCCTCGTCGGGGTCTACCCCTTCGGATTCCAGTTCCTCGGTTTCCTCCTCGACGTGTTTCTTCACGTAGTTCATCTCGTGGGGTTCATCGAGGTCGACGACGGCCTCGACGGCGTCGTGGATGACGCCGGCGGCCTGCGGGAAGGCGTCCCGGAACAGCCCCGACACCCGCGTCGTCGCGTCGACGCGGGGACGGCCCAACTCCTCCAGCGGAATCGGCTCTACGCCGTCGATTCGGCCGGCGTCGGTCCAGACGGGTTCGACGCCCATCAGCGCGAGCACCTGTGCGATGGTCTCCCCGCGCGTGCGGACGGTGGGCGTCCCCCAGGCGACGACGCCGACCTCTTCGGGGTACTCGTCGTG contains:
- a CDS encoding acyl-CoA dehydrogenase family protein; translation: MPHDWRDSVDLTETQRLVRRNIREICEDFDDAYWREKDRTGEYPHEFVDTLAEEGWLGILIPEADGGAGMSTAEAVVMMEEIAASGGGFAAAQSIHGGVYNSVPLVKYADESLKADLLPKVASGDVRIQAFGLTEPNAGSDSTAMETRARKEGEAYVVDGAKIWISRVAASDYLLLMARTTPREAVDKRTEGISMFLLDLEDAYGDGLEIESIPKTASRAVGSYQLWFDGVRVPAENLVGEEGEGFYQMLDGLNEERLVIAAECLGLGEVALERGIEYAGEREVFGGPIGANQAIQHPLAAAYADLLAAKKVIYDAADRLDGLPRKAAGAEANVAKYLAAEAAFDAADAAVQTHGGFGVACEYDVERYFREARLTRLVPITQQLALNYLGEHVLGLPRSY
- a CDS encoding class I SAM-dependent methyltransferase, which encodes MSVRAEFDDWAADGRDKGMEKRHWHTAKHVLGRMPIETGDTVLDLGCGSGYAARAMCEAKDAGRAYGLDGAPEMVRNARSYTDDDNVGYVVGDFQSLPFADESIDHAFSMEAFYYAPDPVGALEELRRVLRPGGTFYCAVNYFEESEHTHAWQDNIAIEMTLWDYDQYREAFREAGFHVAEQDTIPDRETEIPPASEFPTDDWETREAMVERYREYGTLLTVGVAP
- the uvrB gene encoding excinuclease ABC subunit UvrB; its protein translation is MSDTGPLQPDRPDAARRFEVEAPFDPAGDQPEAIRELVDGYESGAEKQTLLGVTGSGKTNTVSWVVEELQQPTLVLAHNKTLAAQLYEEFRNLFPDNAVEYFVSYYDYYQPEAYVEQTDTYIDKDMSINEEIERLRHSATRSLLTRDDVIVVASVSAIYGLGDPNNYESMALRLERGEEIGRETLLKKLVDLNYERNDVDFQQGTFRVRGDTVEVFPMYGRYALRVEFWGDEIDRLMKVDTLNGEVVSEEPAGLVHPAEHYSIPEERLQEAIDEIEELKEKRVSYFERQGDLVAAQRIEERTTFDIEMLQETGYCSGIENYSVHMSDRESGEPPYTLLDYFPDDFLTVVDESHVTLPQIKGQYEGDKSRKDSLVENGFRLPTAYDNRPLTFEEFEEKTDRTLYVSATPGEYEREESDQVVEQIVRPTYLVDPEIEVQPAEGQIEDLMERIEATGDDERVLVTTLTKRMAEDLTEYLEGAGVDVAYMHDETDTLERHELVRSLRLGEIQVLVGINLLREGLDIPEVSLVAILDADQEGFLRSETTLVQTMGRAARNVDGRVVLYADETTGAMESAIEETRRRREIQQQFNADHGHEPKTIEKEVGETNLPGSKTDTGGVSGVEADSADEAEELIERLEGRMQEAADNLEFELAADIRDRIRELRETFEELDDPDEGVPTPDDEF
- a CDS encoding cobyrinic acid a,c-diamide synthase, whose amino-acid sequence is MNGIVLAGTSSGVGKTVATLAVLRALQRTVRDPQPAKAGPDFIDPSHHAAVCEKPSRTLDPWLAGEEGCRRNYHRGSGDICVVEGMMGLYDGTNSTAAVAETLELPVVLVVDAKAGMESVAAQGLGFREYAAEADRDIDVVGVLANRAHGGRHEAGIRDALPDSLSYFGRVPPLGGLEIPDRHLGLHMGREAPIDAETLDAASEEIAVEELLEVATEPPRPEPRPHGTDTGKTVAVADDAAFCFRYPASLERLRERAEVVTFSPVAGDSLPDCDGVYLPGGYPELHGAELAAGGTLAELGARAAEGLPVLGECGGLMALSETLTDTDGDTHAMAGVLPADVTMCERYQALDHVELVARGDTLTASGGEQLRGHEFHYSTAEVADDADFAFEVKRGDGIAGAKDGLTEYRALGTYAHVHADSGAFDAFVDSL
- a CDS encoding nicotinate-nucleotide--dimethylbenzimidazole phosphoribosyltransferase — protein: MTRLVCCAGSTRTARIDGISAAGADSDLMAHTPSADAEILAYGRPVRSPVVPVSPSGCPTPAVVTRAVLERLGVDFTVVDSGLAEPTGAPTVTVGARTGEDIRERDPVPSAPGAFAAARQFGRALPDDELFLAETVPGGTTTALGVLTALGEADVLGDRTVSSSLSENPLELKRRVVDEALSASSLAAGDAADEPTVALRRAGDPALAVLCGIAAGALETDTAVTLAGGTQLVAAAACLRHDGYDGPLTLATTSFVDDDPAVDLGRAGRELDLAVTTTDPGFTDDHPAMAAYNRGEAKEGVGMGGALALADRAGLPMADVRDGVREVYDRLLADTDREVPKA
- a CDS encoding CbiX/SirB N-terminal domain-containing protein; the protein is MTDTLLLVGRQHTRAVAETHAMRLRERGVADRIAVDTYDYDPAELSADADGETYVVPMAVAPNRDTTRGIPGAMPTAHHCEPVGTSPAVSLTLADRAREAVAPGDDASLALLAFGDTSREGHRRATEAHATRLRESTRYGEVTTAYLLQNPAAECVRYNLTGDRAVAVPFFIAPCEETDSALPAKLELDRGGLAYADPLGDHEAVTDAIEAEVAKARSLGSGTAAVDPVATDGGR
- a CDS encoding cobalt-precorrin-7 (C(5))-methyltransferase — encoded protein: MTDEIEFPDEPAEYAADAPETEGVDGGVTPVYAVGIGPGNSEYLTRRGARAIREADVVVGFETVVEFVREEITGEALTCGYRDEPEVLATFRERVADGASGTAVLMGDPNHSGYQFVGKVESAVEGLAPVEVVPGISSLQVAASRARTPMEATTFVTLHKSGPIEAGLRRLERDVGDRHLLVLPRPYDWMPERIAHRLLEAGAPDCEALVFERLTHAEESVTRTSLSALADDIDAKEETAFSDLSVLAVRR
- a CDS encoding precorrin-8X methylmutase, which gives rise to MTTDPEFEAYADLGATTSEAMDIAETSMDRVHELVPQETLADRVRAKAVHATGDPEFQYLVRFTGSDDSEPLRTGARAVLDERPIVTDITMVKSGITGRGHDCEVRKAIGNGADLAAETGMTRTAASVLELDKRGVYEGAIAVVGNAPTAALALADCIEQGTRPAVVVATPVGFVKAAESRKRLRSVCSEHGVPAITNVGRRGGSGLAAGLTNELVHVASDVRSGDLELESEQ